One stretch of Mobula birostris isolate sMobBir1 chromosome 23, sMobBir1.hap1, whole genome shotgun sequence DNA includes these proteins:
- the LOC140186786 gene encoding galactoside alpha-(1,2)-fucosyltransferase 2-like gives MWTIHPIGRLGNQMGQYATLFALARLNKKQAYISPEMAKFLSQNFKITLPTLQKEVKQKIKWKNYHLSDWMEDKYKNIAGDYINFVGYPCSWTFYHHIRNEILQEFSFHEFVTEEVNLYLRKITASRQNVTYIGVHVRRGDYVRVMRKVWKGVIGDKKYLEQAMSYFRNKYKDAVFIVVSNGIDWCRKNIDVSKGDVYFSGDGNESNPHKDFAILAHCNHTIMTIGTFGFWGAYLAGGDTVYLTNFTLPNSPFLRVFKYEAAFRPEWMGINADLSPLLVKAP, from the coding sequence ATGTGGACAATACACCCGATAGGGAGGCTTGGTAATCAGATGGGACAATATGCAACATTATTTGCTTTGGCCAGATTAAACAAAAAGCAAGCCTACATTTCCCCAGAAATGGCCAAATTCCTGTCTCAGAATTTCAAGATTACACTTCCCACTCTCCAGAAAGAGGTTAAGCAGAAGATTAAATGGAAAAACTACCACCTGTCTGACTGGATGGAAGACAAGTATAAAAATATCGCAGGAGATTATATTAATTTTGTGGGATATCCATGTTCTTGGACATTCTACCACCATATCCGGAATGAAATCCTTCAGGAATTTTCTTTTCATGAGTTCGTCACAGAAGAAGTCAACTTGTATTTACGGAAAATAACAGCATCACGTCAAAATGTTACATACATTGGTGTTCACGTTCGAAGAGGAGATTACGTGCGTGTTATGCGCAAGGTGTGGAAAGGTGTGATTGGAGATAAAAAATATTTGGAACAAGCCATGTCCTACTTCAGGAATAAATACAAGGATGCTGTCTTCATAGTGGTAAGCAATGGAATTGATTGGTGTCGGAAGAATATAGATGTCTCCAAAGGCGATGTCTATTTCTCAGGAGATGGAAATGAATCAAATCCACACAAGGACTTTGCCATTCTTGCCCACTGTAATCACACCATAATGACCATTGGCACATTTGGCTTCTGGGGTGCTTACCTTGCTGGTGGGGATACTGTCTACCTTACAAACTTCACTTTGCCCAATTCACCCTTCCTAAGAGTGTTTAAGTATGAGGCAGCCTTCCGGCCAGAGTGGATGGGAATTAATGCTGATCTTTCACCTCTTCTGGTCAAGGCGCCTTAA